In the Pelmatolapia mariae isolate MD_Pm_ZW linkage group LG10_11, Pm_UMD_F_2, whole genome shotgun sequence genome, AGACAAAGCAAACCACAGGGGAACCACCATGAAAACATTCGTAACAACAAACCTATGAGACTCTTATATCACCTAGACCCAGCTAAACATGCCCAATTTGAAGAAGCTAACAAAGGGAAAGTGGCTAAGGCTAGCCAGAGCTTAGAGCCAAGCTTACTGCAAAATGAAGTACCTGAAAATTTTGTAGTATAAATCTTCTGCCCTCGGTTTTGTTTGATAAggttaaatatataaaacattttgGTGAATTAGCTGTACCTCCTTCCAGTACCAGAGCACTTTCTTTCCAGTTGTTTAAGTGAGACATCGTCCTGTGACTTGCTGCAGTTTGGTGCAGATTGTAAAGTTTagtaatttattattaaaataaaattcagcacTGTCTAAAAGTTCATTTTTGCTTGATTATCTTATCCAGTGCATCTTTATTCAATTCTAAAGTATTAAACGACACACTCTGATCAGTCAGAATGaccagtttcttttttcttatgcTGTTCTTTGTTATGTTGTATAActgttaaattattttttatagtTGATCCCTGCCACTTTTATAATTCAGTGTATAATTCCTTAAAGAAAGTCTGTAGCTAAAACAGAGACCCTAAAAAGAAATTTGTATAATATagctaaaaaaataattaacaatttCTCAAAATTCAGTATTTTATCTTCTGACTGTGAAAATCTAAtgctttactttatttcatgttaAAGCTGATTCATTTGGTTTTCGGGTTGTTCCtcatactaaaaaaaaaaaaatcaaaaccaatttaacacaaaatgaaacattttttttaaaatatttaatgattTCATAGACTGAATTATTATTAGCTGTGTATgatttaaaagttttattttaaaataatcatcGATCTATGTGAAATCGCATTCGAAATAATCAGCTTAGTGTCAATTAAAGTGTCACTACTAAAAAATCTAACCTTTCACACTTGGTTCATTGGTAAATCTAAAGTgttgatttaaataatttatacaTCATGGGAACAGCTTAACTGCTAAATAAGGATATATAAATTGTATAGTCCAGTTATACTTGCTTGGTCAGTGGACTGTTAGGTGAGTTTCTTTTTGCATTAAGCTGTTTGTACTGTAAGAGATTTTGCATTGCAGTGTTCAGGTCCCGAAGAGCATCACAGTACGTTATCACACTTCATGCTGGTGCAACAGGGATCAACACAGCAGGAAGTCGGTTACAAAAGTCCCGTGTCCGTGTTTAGCAATAAAGTTCACTACAGTTTATTATACAGGAGAAAGACAGTGGCTTGGGAAGACTGAGACTTGCACCATTTACCAGAACAAAGAGATGTGATCAACAGAAAATCAGACTGACGGAAAAGAGCTAGCGATAGCTGAAACTCTGTTCATATACAACTTGTTTACAGCTGTCCTGAGCTAAATCCCTTAACAGCTCTTTAAGAAGGCCAGTACGGGCTCACATTATTACTAGATATTAATCAAACACCATCTTTGTACTTTCACATATAACCATGTAGACTCataaaactaaaaattaaaCCTCTATCAATGTCACGCTCTTAGTTGGTTCAGTTATCAGATAGTCTTTCCAAGCTGAAGCGAGGCGTGTCCACCAGACACTTTTCATGCTCACCAAGCTGCACGTACACAACTTTCTCACAGCACTCCTTTCCATCAAATTAAACAGGAGCACACTGCATTTTTAGAGATGCAAATAACACGTTTTCTAATAAATCGTGGTGGGATGACACGTTTAGATTATTTTGCGATTGCTCTCTAACAAGCATTGTTTAACAAAACAATAGTGGAAAAATACTAAATGAATAGTTCTTGGATACCGTATATGAGAACATTTAAGCAATATAGCTTAGTCAGACATTGGAATCCAGAATCCACAATACTGTGACACTGTACTGTGAAAACATAAGATCTCACATCAAGTCTTCAGTTAGACCGCTTACTTTCACCTTGCGCCTCgtcaaaaacagcaaaaatatttCTCTTATATCAGTCTCCTATTCTTGCATACATATTATACATAGTGTTTACTCTTAATTTAAACTTGATTCAGTTTTACAATGTGCTGCAAAGTGGATATATTAAGAATATGCTCTGCAGTGTCTGCAGATGTGATGAGCACCAGACGCCCTGCATCCAAATGCTGTTAAGAATGTCACAGGGAAGCATACAACAGCCACTGAGCGTCTTTTCTGACTTATTCAAGTgattttgtgttaaaaaaaaacaaaaaaacatcacactAGAGGACATTGTGTTAAATGATGTGAAAAAACTGACTGAGATGTCAAGTTGCCGGACTGAACTTAGCATTTCAGGAGCTAAGTGAGCAGCACAAAAATTTTTGTAGAGCAGTGGAAAAGGAAGCGCTGCAATCATTGTGCTTATATTCTACTAAAGTTAATTGACCATCTAGTGGACTAAAAAGCAGTAGTGAGTCTTCACAGTTTGTTTTTAGAGATTTCACACCTAAGACTGCAGCAAATAACGCATTATCAACTTCCCTTCTCCTTACAATTAAACTTCTTTTTTCAAAGCACAGCCATACTCTTCTGAGTCAATACAAAGCCAATCATATGATGACTGAGAATAACGACAAACGTTGCAATGAAGTCAAAAGTAAACATAGTGCGATAAAGTTCAACCTACCCGGAGAAGCCAACAGAAAAAGGTGCCAAGGACGCGGCAGGAGTGAGCCCATCATCGCTGCTCTGAATCCCAGATGTCTCTCCATACCTTTTCCCCCGGGCCCAGCCATCCCCCATCAGAGGCATGTTTGAGTACATGTCAAAAGGCTTCTGGTCTTGTATGCCCATTGTTGAGCTCGGGTTGGCTCTGTAGTGGTAGCCGGGCAGTGCGCCGACACCCACAGGGGAGGACATGGGGCctggtcctcctcctcctccatggaGAGAGCTGATGCTGCTCTGGAGACACTGAGGCTGGCAGAAACCACTATCCTGCTTCTCCTGTTTTATCACACCAGGGGTACAGATTTGGATGAAAGACTCGTCAGGATCCTTCTCTTCCTTGATGATGACAGTGGACAGAAGGGCCTGAGGCTGGTGATGCTGGGGCTGATGTTGCTGGTGATGTATTAGttggtggtgctgctgctgctgctgctgctgttgttgatgGGGGTGTAGGGCATGGTGTTGCTGCTCTGTGCCATTAACACTGGTACAATTTTCTCTGTTACCCATGAGAGGCTTTATTTCCTTTGGCAAGCCACTGACAGGACAGCCACCACCGGTGCTCTCTTGTAGAATGTTATCCAAGTGTGCCACTTCTGAATCCAACTCAAAAGCACTGATTTCCGGCAGTGAGCTGGGAAGGTCCAGATCTTGCCAAATCTCTGTATCCTCAATCAGGCGGCCACTGTTGCCATCCAAATCGCATGGACCAGTGCCTGTGTGCCCACTATAAGTTCCCAAGTCTTTGTCCAGAGAAAGAATGCTTTCCGTCTTTATGGGGTGGGAAAAAAGGTCAGGCAGAGGAAGGTTGCCTAGGAcggaagtgtctgaggtgttgATGACAGATGTGGGTGTATCGGAAATACACTGGTTAAACAATGGCAAGCTGTCCCCCATGCCGAATATACCAATatcctgttgctgctgctgttgttgtttctgcATTCGAATCATTTTACCCTCCTTCATGTCTGTCCCCTCACCCAGAACATGATGCTGATGAGACTCAAACAAGCCTCCAAGCTCCCCCTGGCCATTGGTTCCACCCTGTCTATTGGGGGCCACTGTGGCAGGGGGCAGAGACCCAGGCAGATGCATTGCAGTCTGGAACAGTGAACCAGGTGTGTCACCAGTACCTCCTATCTCCGCAAATGTCAGGCCGTCGTCTCGATTACCATTGCGCTTCAGTCCACCCTGATCCATTTCTTTGTCCTGTGGGTAACAGTGAGGACAGCCAGGGTGaatcaaaaacacaacacacacacacacaaggacacacatgcacactaaaGAGACAAAATTTGACTTGAATGAGATGACCCATACAGTAGATAGTGAAGAAgcgaaacaaacagaaaatcttACTGAAATACTGATCACTGATGCTGACAGGTGTTTTAAAACATCTGCATTACAAAGTGGCGCTCTTTAAAAGCAGTGTTCCGCTGCTGTGCTTCTGCCTACGCTCTTCTGCttctacttatttattttttcatctttatataAATGACAGCAGCTGAATGACCCCCTCCCCCAACAAAACCGACTTGCAAAATCAGACCAGAGCTATTAGGCTTGCATGAAATAAATGACTGAAATATGTGTGCTATTTCTAGGAACTGCGTCTTTTCCTCCGTGAACAGGGAAAAGAAGTTCAAGACATGCCCGGACAACTTGCGTTACTGGTATCCGCACCGTCAGCCCCCCATTGAGCGTTTGTAACAACATGCATCCGTTGGACTCGGGAGACATGAAACCACATTAGGCATCTGGCGTGAACGACTGCCTCTGCCCACTTGCAAGAAGGAGCGAGTAAATAATACATTCAAAGTCCAATTTAGAAGTTTTAAACCGATTAAAGCAAGGGTCGGTCTGGAGTGTTTCGAAGCGGTGTCCCTGAATAAactatatattaaaaataaagaggGAACACAAATAGGCCAGCATATTAGCTCGTAAACTTCGTCGACCATTTGATACGCTGTAAATGTCAAAACCTTAAAATAACGCACTGCCGAATCGTGCGTGACGACCGGATAATTTCCGGTGATGTTTTGATCTTTTCTGCTACATCTTTTCCTGATCTTGAGCCGCAGCGGTGACATTCTTCCTCCGGAATACTTTATATAACATTCATAAACACTTTAAAGCGTCTAAAATAGCTATAGCACTGTGCTTGAAGACCAAGGATTTATGAAGGGTTTTTTGTGGCTGCGCAGGATTTCCGTGCAcacatgattatttttttcctttgttttattgAGCGTCttacagaaaatgcaaaaaacgaTTTATGTTTTGGCCGTAAGGTTCAACAACTTTTCCACACCCACAACGTATTATTGCCAGCTGTCATGCACAGCTTCAAAACTGAAGCTAATGAGATCATGCATTTCTTTCCAACTTTAATTTGACCAATAAATACCAGTTGGATGCTAAagttatgaaaaaaaagaactttggGATTTCCCTGCTTTCTACATTGTACTCCCACCAAGCATGACAACACCATTAGTGCAACCTGTTGGTTATATGGGAAACTGCACAGATCACACGCTTGCTAGCCGCAAAGCCTGATAAGCAGCTGGTAGGCTGAAGTTTGTGCAACGTTTTCCCATTTCTTACACAAATTCTTCCGACCCAAAAGAGACGCTTTCCTCGAGCGCTCGTGGCGATCTGTCAAACAGAGCTGTCAGCGCGCACGACCCTCACCGTCGGCCTACTCCACGGAACAGCCAGTTTCACCCCTGCCAACATTTCTGCAGTGACCAAACGAGAAGACAAGTGTTTCCACTTGAAAAGATCTTATACCTGTAGTATGAGTACCTGACCTGTACTCCACCGGTTAGGTCATCTTTTAGTAGTCCAACTtggaaaaaatgtaagaaatgcCGCAACGTCCACAAGGTGAAGCGCTTGAATAAAACCCCTTCGTTGCAGTTTTGTTGTGTGGTGAAGTATCAGCTGTATTTGTTGCTGCCTCCCGTGTCCGTATGGCAAGAATACATTCTCCGCAATATATCTAACTGTAAAATCAACAGCCCGACGCTGACCCAGCTCGAGCTGGCGAGATCCGCCGTGTGCGCCGTTTCACGGATCACTCGATAACTTTTTAATGCTCACCACCGGCAGGAGGGGGCGAAAAAAAGTGATCGATCGCTCACAGAACTCGGGATAAATCCTCAGGAAATCGACATATCTGTGGCGCAATGTTCTGCTTATGCGCCATTAAAAGCGCCAGTATTCTAAAGTTATATAATAGAGCTGCGATCACTGGCGCACTCAACTGCAAACTCAGGCACAGGGCAGGGCGATCGTTTAGTGAAATGGTGACAGCTAAAACAGAAGGCGATCCGCACTTCCTTTAGCtctcaaaaataaaagccttcTCTGCTGCAATCGTTTACTAGCATTAGATGAAAATGTGTGCCGAGGTATTTAATAATCAACATAAATATCCGCTTTTTACAGATTGAAACGCACcagcttttgttcttttcatacTATTCTATTAAGGTTTATTCCACATCAAACCTTTTCGCTTTTAGTGTAAGGCAGGATGTCGTGTGTTCCCATATCCCCGTGTTTGTCTGTGCCACCTTGACGCAGTTGGTTTGACACTTGGTGAACGCCCCTTTGCCCACtgaaaactgcaggaaaatctgtcaaaacGTGTCTTCATCGGCCCCTTATATCCACCAGGCACAGGACTAAGTAGACAGTTCTTAGGCCATATGACCTATGTCCCGCTACAGCTCCTCAgacatcaaatcaaatcaaattaggaaggccagctctgttctgggatacaccctggacccagtgcaggtggtgggagacagaaggact is a window encoding:
- the LOC134637613 gene encoding glucocorticoid receptor-like isoform X1, whose translation is MDQGGLKRNGNRDDGLTFAEIGGTGDTPGSLFQTAMHLPGSLPPATVAPNRQGGTNGQGELGGLFESHQHHVLGEGTDMKEGKMIRMQKQQQQQQQDIGIFGMGDSLPLFNQCISDTPTSVINTSDTSVLGNLPLPDLFSHPIKTESILSLDKDLGTYSGHTGTGPCDLDGNSGRLIEDTEIWQDLDLPSSLPEISAFELDSEVAHLDNILQESTGGGCPVSGLPKEIKPLMGNRENCTSVNGTEQQHHALHPHQQQQQQQQQHHQLIHHQQHQPQHHQPQALLSTVIIKEEKDPDESFIQICTPGVIKQEKQDSGFCQPQCLQSSISSLHGGGGGPGPMSSPVGVGALPGYHYRANPSSTMGIQDQKPFDMYSNMPLMGDGWARGKRYGETSGIQSSDDGLTPAASLAPFSVGFSGSSPREGEISSSVVPAQSKTSGQTHKICLVCSDEASGCHYGVVTCGSCKVFFKRAVEGWRARQNTDGQHNYLCAGRNDCIIDKIRRKNCPACRFRKCLQAGMNLEARKNKKLIKMKVHRAGASEPTISNMPVPVVPRSMPQLVPTMLSILKAIEPEIIYSGYDSTLPDTSSRLMSTLNRLGGQQVVSAVKWAKSLPGFRNLHLDDQMTLLQCSWLFLMSFSLGWRSYEQCNGSMLCFAPDLVINKDRMKLPFMTDQCEQMLKICNEFVRLQVSYEEYLCMKVLLLLSTVPKDGLKSQAVFDEIRMTYIKELGKAIVKREENPSQNWQRFYQLTKLLDSMQEMVEGLLQICFYTFVNKTLSVEFPEMLAEIISNQIPKFKDGSVKALLFHQK
- the LOC134637613 gene encoding glucocorticoid receptor-like isoform X2; translated protein: MDQGGLKRNGNRDDGLTFAEIGGTGDTPGSLFQTAMHLPGSLPPATVAPNRQGGTNGQGELGGLFESHQHHVLGEGTDMKEGKMIRMQKQQQQQQQDIGIFGMGDSLPLFNQCISDTPTSVINTSDTSVLGNLPLPDLFSHPIKTESILSLDKDLGTYSGHTGTGPCDLDGNSGRLIEDTEIWQDLDLPSSLPEISAFELDSEVAHLDNILQESTGGGCPVSGLPKEIKPLMGNRENCTSVNGTEQQHHALHPHQQQQQQQQQHHQLIHHQQHQPQHHQPQALLSTVIIKEEKDPDESFIQICTPGVIKQEKQDSGFCQPQCLQSSISSLHGGGGGPGPMSSPVGVGALPGYHYRANPSSTMGIQDQKPFDMYSNMPLMGDGWARGKRYGETSGIQSSDDGLTPAASLAPFSVGFSGSSPREGEISSSVVPAQSKTSGQTHKICLVCSDEASGCHYGVVTCGSCKVFFKRAVEGQHNYLCAGRNDCIIDKIRRKNCPACRFRKCLQAGMNLEARKNKKLIKMKVHRAGASEPTISNMPVPVVPRSMPQLVPTMLSILKAIEPEIIYSGYDSTLPDTSSRLMSTLNRLGGQQVVSAVKWAKSLPGFRNLHLDDQMTLLQCSWLFLMSFSLGWRSYEQCNGSMLCFAPDLVINKDRMKLPFMTDQCEQMLKICNEFVRLQVSYEEYLCMKVLLLLSTVPKDGLKSQAVFDEIRMTYIKELGKAIVKREENPSQNWQRFYQLTKLLDSMQEMVEGLLQICFYTFVNKTLSVEFPEMLAEIISNQIPKFKDGSVKALLFHQK